Proteins encoded within one genomic window of Flavobacterium gilvum:
- a CDS encoding PAS domain S-box protein: MGENIKQYGITNYLNSTTKIVCGSAILYFLFAELTKLIFISQLNLWPFFPAIGLATAFTIIFGRKAIIGVAIGSLFFSFHVRNQEILHATNHQDFTNALSICLIIPITCLINVYLVSHYTQLWCKTKYPFIKGKYILNFSIASLLGSIIATLTGIALIAIFSNLSTQKLHLIWSNLFRGNLLGIILITPFVLSWLYKEENKTQWDIQKKIEAFILPFITLAASIYVFEADVNKESVLYLLLIWGGYRFNLKLITILTLIIATVSMYYTGHKMGGYVFGGWDNNFFLLQLFLFVNMVSILFFKAILMEKEDEENKLKISEQVLSTERNILKATIESTNTTSIFSLDTNLNYLNFNSPHEKFMKNTYGTSIKIGDNHLELISPKNEKENYFSLYQNVLDGNNYEKEEKDSVGSYWKIAKSPIRDDNQNIIGISVIITDISDLKLKKIQLKENNLSLNERIKELGCLYDITKIINRKSLSKTEKLQTCVQIIKDSFQFPENTNCRIQFDEEEFFSDNYKKPNAYISQKIVIKGVERGCIEVGCFDEKKICTEAIFLKEEIKLLETLTDIISKSFQAKIVEENLRKSEESYRTLFENVQDVFFKTSIQTRTILNVSPSCTQFNDITREELIGQNMFSIYSDENDAHLILDKLIKEKKIIDYTSKITIKDKDFHISINAEFTYDEHNEPEFIIGSIRDISNRRLAEENLKISEEKFRSIYENMQDVYYMHTMDGKLLDVSPSVEKYFLDKKENLIGIHIPNIYTKPELYFELITKIVKEDSIYDEEIEFITPTGETLVFSVTSRLIKDSDGNPSMIEGTMRNINERIINQKQMLEATEKIKESEEKFRSIYESFADIYFKKTIDGLLLDVSPSAEKYFNMKRETIIGMNAYDFYVERAEADLLYESLLLNKQIHDYEARFLTANKEIIYFSVSAKVVLDSSGKPAYFEGTMRDINERIQNREKLLEGADKIKKSEEKFRSIFENMQDIYYQHDFDGKITEMSPSCEKHFKRKREEMIGLYTKELYYDPSKQKELREKITKEGSLNDEQVEFITATGEPVHFSINCKIIYNQNGVPSYVEGSLRNINERIHNQKQLLDASEKIMKSEAKFRSIFENTQDIYYMQNLDGVIYEISPSVEKHLKYKREQVIGRDSKHLHYDLSRQNELREKIIKEGGLDDEYAQFVTATGEPIFFSINCKVIHDQDGKPSHVEGSIRNINEKILNQQQLLEANEKIKESEKKYRNIFENAKDVFFMGSIKEDRLIDISPSCSYFGVQPEDIIGKPIEEFYFDPKDRKEVVETRNKFGEIKDYIVKFVFNDKPFYISLNSKITYDVNNEPEFLIGSFTDVTDRIQAEKNLKISESKFRSIYENFEDVYFKTKLDGTFEELSPSFEKHFLKTSSEAIGNSVLDIYYNKKDRDLLLEKLEKDNHVSDFDAQFIDAKGVVQFFSMNAHFLYEDGVPAYIEGTLRNVNDRVAVQKEMISKNRKLEFQNTELEQFAYIASHDLQEPLITVIHSIQMLEEELGEKLDEDQKQYLEFINSSTSRMQVLVKGLLDYSRIGKERKSNKIDCNKIVSLVLADMATSLNESKAIVEFENLPIIESNTTEMRQLFQNLISNANKFRKKDVQPKIKIAAVKEGKNWLFSIQDNGIGIEEHNIEKVFVIFKRLHNRNEYQGTGIGLSHCKKIIEQHRGKIWVESKYNEGSTFKWTLPIEQNL; the protein is encoded by the coding sequence ATGGGGGAAAATATTAAACAATACGGCATCACAAACTATCTAAATTCTACTACGAAGATTGTTTGTGGTTCGGCTATATTATATTTTCTGTTTGCTGAGTTAACCAAACTGATATTCATTAGCCAACTTAATCTCTGGCCTTTTTTTCCTGCTATTGGGTTGGCTACAGCCTTTACAATAATTTTTGGCCGAAAAGCAATAATTGGTGTTGCCATAGGAAGTTTATTTTTTTCATTTCACGTGCGAAATCAGGAAATATTACATGCGACAAACCATCAAGATTTCACAAACGCATTGTCAATTTGTCTTATCATACCGATAACCTGTCTTATAAACGTCTATCTAGTCTCCCATTACACCCAATTGTGGTGCAAAACAAAATATCCTTTCATCAAAGGAAAATATATACTCAATTTTTCGATCGCATCATTGCTTGGCAGCATTATTGCTACCTTGACGGGTATTGCTCTTATTGCTATTTTTTCAAATTTATCAACTCAAAAACTACATTTGATTTGGAGTAATTTGTTTCGAGGAAACTTATTGGGTATTATCCTAATTACACCCTTTGTACTCTCATGGCTCTACAAAGAAGAAAATAAAACACAATGGGATATTCAAAAAAAAATTGAAGCTTTTATCCTTCCCTTTATCACTCTTGCCGCCTCTATATATGTTTTTGAAGCAGATGTAAATAAAGAATCCGTACTCTATCTATTGCTTATTTGGGGCGGATATCGCTTCAATCTCAAACTCATTACGATACTGACATTAATCATTGCGACAGTGTCGATGTACTATACCGGCCATAAAATGGGAGGCTACGTTTTTGGTGGTTGGGATAATAACTTTTTTCTATTGCAATTGTTTCTATTTGTAAACATGGTTTCAATACTCTTTTTTAAAGCCATTTTGATGGAAAAAGAAGACGAAGAGAACAAATTAAAGATAAGCGAACAGGTTTTAAGTACAGAACGAAACATTCTAAAAGCAACAATCGAAAGTACAAACACTACCAGTATATTTTCCTTAGACACGAATCTGAACTATCTAAATTTCAATTCGCCTCACGAAAAGTTCATGAAAAACACCTATGGAACTTCGATTAAAATTGGCGACAATCACTTGGAATTAATTTCGCCAAAAAATGAAAAAGAAAATTACTTTTCTCTATATCAAAATGTTTTAGATGGCAACAATTATGAAAAAGAAGAAAAAGATTCTGTTGGTTCTTATTGGAAAATTGCCAAATCTCCAATTAGAGATGATAACCAAAACATCATTGGAATATCGGTAATTATCACCGATATCAGCGACTTAAAATTAAAAAAAATACAACTTAAAGAAAACAATCTTTCGCTTAATGAACGAATTAAAGAGCTCGGTTGTCTTTATGATATTACAAAAATTATTAACCGAAAATCACTTTCCAAAACTGAAAAGTTACAGACTTGTGTTCAAATCATTAAAGACTCTTTTCAATTTCCTGAAAACACAAATTGCAGAATTCAATTTGACGAGGAAGAATTCTTTTCAGATAATTATAAAAAACCCAATGCCTACATTTCACAGAAAATAGTAATAAAAGGAGTAGAAAGAGGCTGTATAGAAGTTGGCTGTTTTGACGAAAAAAAAATATGCACAGAAGCTATTTTTCTGAAAGAAGAAATCAAATTACTGGAAACTTTAACTGATATTATTTCAAAATCATTCCAAGCCAAAATAGTCGAAGAAAATCTCAGGAAAAGTGAAGAATCCTACCGCACTTTGTTTGAAAATGTTCAAGATGTATTTTTTAAAACTTCAATACAAACAAGAACAATTTTGAACGTGAGTCCATCCTGCACACAATTCAACGATATTACAAGAGAAGAACTCATTGGCCAAAACATGTTCTCAATTTATAGTGATGAAAATGACGCACATTTGATATTGGACAAACTTATTAAAGAAAAGAAAATAATAGACTACACCAGCAAAATAACAATAAAAGACAAAGATTTTCATATTTCAATAAATGCCGAATTCACTTATGATGAACATAACGAACCAGAATTCATAATTGGCTCAATTAGAGACATTTCAAATCGAAGACTTGCAGAAGAAAACCTAAAAATAAGTGAGGAAAAATTCCGTTCCATTTATGAAAACATGCAGGATGTGTATTATATGCACACTATGGATGGAAAGTTATTGGATGTGAGTCCATCTGTCGAAAAGTACTTTTTGGACAAAAAGGAAAATCTTATCGGAATACATATCCCAAACATTTACACTAAGCCAGAATTATACTTTGAACTCATCACAAAGATTGTAAAAGAAGACTCTATATATGATGAGGAAATAGAATTCATAACACCCACCGGTGAAACCCTCGTTTTTTCGGTTACTTCGAGATTAATCAAAGATTCAGACGGAAACCCATCCATGATTGAAGGAACTATGCGTAATATAAATGAACGCATCATTAATCAAAAACAAATGCTGGAAGCTACCGAAAAAATAAAAGAAAGCGAGGAAAAATTCCGTTCCATTTATGAATCGTTTGCGGATATTTATTTCAAAAAAACAATCGACGGTCTCTTGCTGGATGTAAGTCCATCAGCTGAAAAATATTTCAACATGAAAAGAGAGACCATAATTGGCATGAATGCTTATGACTTTTATGTAGAACGAGCTGAAGCCGATCTTTTGTATGAATCGCTCCTTCTAAATAAGCAAATTCATGATTACGAAGCGCGTTTTCTGACAGCAAATAAAGAAATTATTTATTTCTCTGTAAGTGCAAAAGTAGTGCTAGACTCTAGTGGTAAACCAGCCTATTTTGAAGGAACTATGCGTGACATAAACGAAAGGATTCAAAACAGGGAAAAACTTCTTGAGGGAGCAGATAAAATCAAAAAAAGCGAAGAGAAATTCCGTTCCATTTTTGAAAACATGCAGGATATTTATTATCAGCATGACTTTGATGGAAAAATAACAGAAATGAGTCCATCATGTGAAAAACATTTCAAACGCAAAAGAGAAGAAATGATAGGACTCTATACCAAAGAACTCTATTATGACCCTTCAAAACAAAAAGAATTAAGAGAGAAGATTACCAAAGAAGGAAGTTTAAACGATGAACAAGTAGAATTTATTACAGCAACTGGGGAGCCTGTTCACTTTTCTATTAACTGCAAAATAATTTACAACCAAAATGGGGTGCCAAGTTACGTCGAGGGATCACTCCGTAATATAAACGAAAGAATCCATAATCAAAAACAATTATTAGACGCTTCTGAAAAAATCATGAAAAGTGAAGCAAAATTCCGTTCTATTTTTGAAAACACCCAGGATATCTATTATATGCAAAACCTTGATGGGGTAATTTATGAAATAAGCCCATCTGTAGAAAAACACCTCAAATACAAAAGAGAACAGGTTATTGGCCGCGATTCCAAACATCTTCATTACGATTTGTCAAGACAAAATGAATTGAGAGAAAAAATCATCAAAGAAGGCGGTTTAGATGATGAATATGCACAATTTGTTACAGCAACAGGAGAACCAATTTTCTTTTCAATTAACTGCAAAGTAATTCATGATCAAGATGGGAAACCTTCTCATGTTGAGGGTTCAATACGTAATATAAACGAAAAAATTCTCAATCAACAGCAATTATTGGAGGCTAATGAAAAAATAAAAGAAAGCGAAAAAAAATATAGAAACATTTTTGAAAACGCAAAAGACGTATTTTTTATGGGATCTATCAAAGAAGATAGATTGATCGATATAAGTCCGTCTTGTTCTTATTTTGGTGTACAACCAGAGGATATCATCGGAAAACCAATCGAAGAATTCTATTTTGACCCCAAAGACAGAAAAGAAGTTGTGGAAACCAGAAACAAATTTGGCGAAATAAAAGATTACATTGTCAAATTTGTATTTAATGACAAGCCTTTTTACATTTCACTTAATTCCAAAATTACTTATGATGTAAACAATGAACCCGAATTCTTAATTGGATCCTTCACAGATGTTACTGATCGCATTCAGGCAGAGAAAAACCTAAAGATAAGCGAGTCCAAATTTCGATCTATCTATGAAAATTTTGAAGACGTTTATTTCAAAACAAAATTAGACGGAACTTTTGAAGAACTCAGTCCTTCATTTGAAAAACATTTTCTTAAAACTAGTTCAGAAGCCATAGGCAACTCTGTTTTGGACATATATTATAATAAAAAAGACCGGGATTTGTTATTGGAAAAATTGGAAAAAGACAATCACGTCTCCGATTTTGATGCCCAATTTATAGATGCCAAAGGAGTTGTTCAATTTTTTTCCATGAACGCCCATTTCCTTTACGAAGATGGAGTTCCTGCATACATCGAAGGTACATTGAGAAATGTTAATGATCGTGTTGCTGTTCAAAAAGAAATGATCTCAAAAAACCGAAAACTAGAATTTCAAAATACCGAGTTGGAGCAATTTGCCTATATCGCATCACATGATTTGCAAGAACCATTGATTACCGTTATTCACAGTATCCAAATGCTTGAAGAAGAACTAGGCGAAAAACTGGACGAAGACCAAAAACAATATTTAGAATTCATCAACAGTTCTACTTCCCGTATGCAGGTATTGGTAAAAGGACTCTTGGACTATTCGAGAATTGGCAAGGAGAGAAAATCCAACAAAATAGACTGTAATAAAATTGTTTCCCTTGTTCTTGCAGATATGGCTACCAGCCTAAACGAAAGTAAAGCCATTGTCGAATTTGAAAATCTGCCAATCATTGAAAGCAACACAACCGAAATGAGGCAGCTTTTTCAAAACTTGATCAGTAATGCCAATAAATTCAGAAAAAAGGACGTACAACCCAAAATAAAAATAGCGGCTGTAAAAGAGGGTAAAAACTGGCTGTTTTCAATCCAGGACAACGGAATTGGAATTGAAGAACATAACATAGAAAAAGTATTTGTAATATTTAAACGCTTACATAACCGCAATGAATATCAGGGAACCGGAATCGGGTTGTCGCATTGCAAAAAAATTATAGAACAACACAGGGGGAAAATCTGGGTAGAATCAAAATACAACGAAGGAAGTACTTTCAAATGGACGCTTCCTATTGAACAAAACTTATAA
- a CDS encoding SusC/RagA family TonB-linked outer membrane protein: MKRKIKYWSFSSIPLGFNLKIKLSAVLLLISLFEIHADNHKTKNELKEKPSDVSISNSEVLFQNKISGKVTDENGLPVPSVNVAVKGTATSTETDMDGNYTINAKKGDRLVFTFIGMEETSVVVEGKSTINVVMKSSSQNLDQVVVTAFGIKRNVKSLGYAISKIEGKDLTIAGASTNPISTLYGKAAGVGVTTNAAGPTGAVDIKIRGAAGMESVANTRPLFVVDGMPIYDKGSNMASRDYDPLNSVDYGSGINDLNAEDIASMEILKGAKATVLYGGRGVNGVVLITTKKGSKSKGLGISYNTQYTNEIPRSYIDFQNEYGTGRSEYTKQYQILPGGGQGPRQVVWDRFNYGPKFDGSPVQFLDGSIRPYQAYPNNYMDLFRTGSNTLHTLAISGGGENGNMRVSYTNQDYQGLLPNSYQKKNVININGMLKASDFASVEVNSSLFKIKTHNRNPNLGDIVAWGINRDYDFKSLMGMYKNPDGSKFDPETAPVGWPGGQNAPTYLMNTLWEQLENSDTDDKFHLLGSIKTTLNFTKQLSFIGQVGIDYTDTNFTTKNPITKFEPETAGGRYAFGRENITLENYRGILNYNINVMDNNIHINAFAGGELNRGKMDRINVSTFGPLNFPDYWSLNNERDWPSISDKGKVRGHTYGSRVDYSAFGSATISWKDDVYLELQARNDWSSTLPPENNSYFYPGIGVSWNFTNNFKIPYMETGKLRASWADVGRAAPGDMLTYYANPSFSTGQVNNTNALTVDAPASLFAGAMKPERKREFEVGFDASFLKDRRIETSFSFYTNNIYDQIMSIDLSNPTGFSSIKINAGNVANWGYEIMIKGTPVLTKNLRWDLTATAAKLKSKVKELYPGIKQKTVTSYADITQVAEEGRPYGELRMFDYLTDPSGNKVVDNGGSYVLDTKKVVTVGNTQPDLFGGLFSDLTYKGLTLHVGIDYKYGATMFSRSNVYFKGMGITKETLEYRDEAHGGMAYYINSSGQKVAWQHNQPAPAGAQGGLVYHDGVINPGVKNVGTPENPIYQPNDIIQSAQQRNEVYINDGGVGQRPENVFKNNYIKFRELSLAYSLPKDLVHKIGAQNLTLSILARNLFYIYKSIPNIDPESALGTDSWIEDSTYPSATSLGMGLNISF; encoded by the coding sequence ATGAAAAGAAAGATCAAGTATTGGAGTTTCTCCAGTATTCCTTTAGGATTTAACTTAAAAATAAAATTATCAGCAGTTTTATTGTTGATTTCTCTATTTGAGATTCACGCTGATAATCATAAAACAAAAAACGAACTTAAAGAGAAGCCATCAGATGTTAGTATCTCTAACTCTGAAGTTCTTTTCCAAAACAAAATTTCAGGAAAAGTTACTGATGAAAATGGTTTACCTGTACCAAGTGTTAATGTTGCTGTAAAAGGAACTGCCACCTCTACCGAGACAGACATGGACGGTAATTATACCATAAATGCAAAGAAGGGTGACAGGTTAGTTTTTACATTTATTGGGATGGAAGAAACCTCTGTTGTGGTCGAAGGCAAATCGACTATCAATGTTGTTATGAAATCATCATCCCAAAATTTGGACCAAGTGGTGGTAACTGCGTTTGGTATAAAACGTAACGTGAAATCATTGGGTTACGCCATTAGTAAAATTGAAGGAAAAGATTTGACTATTGCGGGTGCTTCAACCAACCCAATTTCCACCTTGTACGGTAAGGCAGCTGGGGTTGGTGTTACAACCAATGCAGCGGGTCCTACGGGAGCAGTAGACATCAAAATACGTGGCGCAGCTGGAATGGAATCAGTTGCCAATACTAGACCTCTGTTTGTTGTCGATGGTATGCCAATCTACGATAAAGGATCCAATATGGCCTCCAGAGATTATGATCCTCTGAACTCGGTGGATTATGGATCTGGTATTAACGACCTAAATGCAGAAGACATTGCTTCGATGGAAATCTTAAAAGGAGCAAAAGCAACTGTTCTTTATGGCGGAAGAGGAGTAAATGGTGTGGTGTTGATTACTACCAAGAAAGGCTCTAAATCCAAAGGATTGGGAATTAGTTACAATACACAATATACTAATGAGATTCCGCGCTCCTATATCGATTTTCAAAATGAATATGGAACAGGTAGAAGTGAATACACAAAACAATATCAAATATTACCAGGGGGAGGTCAAGGTCCAAGACAGGTAGTTTGGGATCGCTTCAATTACGGCCCAAAATTTGATGGTTCGCCGGTTCAATTTCTAGATGGTTCGATCCGACCCTATCAAGCCTACCCTAACAATTATATGGACTTATTCCGAACAGGTAGCAATACCTTGCACACCTTGGCCATTTCTGGAGGTGGCGAGAATGGAAATATGCGTGTTTCCTACACCAATCAAGATTACCAAGGCCTACTGCCGAATAGTTACCAAAAAAAGAATGTTATTAACATAAATGGGATGCTGAAGGCTTCGGACTTTGCTTCTGTGGAAGTAAACAGCAGTTTGTTTAAAATTAAAACGCACAACAGAAATCCAAATTTAGGTGATATAGTAGCTTGGGGTATCAATAGAGATTATGACTTTAAGTCATTGATGGGTATGTACAAAAATCCCGATGGTTCCAAATTTGATCCAGAAACAGCTCCAGTGGGTTGGCCGGGAGGCCAAAATGCACCAACATATTTGATGAATACCCTATGGGAACAGTTGGAAAATAGTGATACCGATGACAAATTCCACTTACTGGGCTCTATAAAGACCACGCTTAATTTCACAAAACAACTGTCTTTTATTGGTCAAGTAGGTATTGATTATACCGATACCAATTTTACTACTAAAAACCCGATTACCAAATTTGAACCTGAGACCGCTGGTGGACGTTATGCTTTTGGGAGGGAGAATATCACCTTGGAAAATTATCGAGGAATATTAAATTACAACATTAATGTAATGGACAATAATATCCATATTAACGCTTTTGCTGGTGGTGAGTTAAATAGAGGCAAAATGGACAGGATTAATGTATCTACCTTTGGGCCTCTCAATTTCCCAGACTATTGGTCGCTAAACAATGAAAGAGATTGGCCATCTATAAGCGACAAAGGCAAAGTTAGAGGGCACACTTATGGTTCTAGAGTAGATTATAGTGCCTTTGGTTCGGCCACTATATCATGGAAAGATGATGTTTATTTGGAGTTACAAGCTAGAAATGATTGGTCCTCCACCTTACCTCCTGAGAATAATTCTTATTTCTACCCAGGAATTGGTGTTAGCTGGAATTTCACCAATAACTTCAAAATTCCATATATGGAGACAGGAAAACTTAGAGCGAGCTGGGCTGATGTAGGCCGTGCTGCACCAGGGGATATGTTAACCTATTATGCCAACCCTTCTTTTTCCACAGGACAGGTAAATAATACTAATGCACTTACGGTGGACGCACCCGCCTCTTTATTTGCAGGAGCTATGAAGCCCGAAAGAAAAAGGGAATTTGAAGTAGGATTTGATGCCAGTTTCTTAAAAGATAGACGTATAGAAACTAGTTTCTCTTTCTATACTAACAATATTTATGACCAAATTATGTCCATTGATTTGTCCAATCCGACAGGTTTTTCAAGCATCAAAATCAATGCGGGTAATGTAGCCAACTGGGGATATGAAATTATGATTAAAGGAACTCCAGTGCTAACCAAAAATTTACGTTGGGATCTTACTGCCACAGCAGCCAAACTAAAATCAAAAGTAAAAGAACTCTATCCTGGTATCAAACAAAAAACGGTAACCAGCTATGCAGATATTACACAAGTGGCTGAAGAAGGCAGACCATATGGGGAACTCCGCATGTTTGATTACCTAACGGATCCTAGTGGTAATAAAGTGGTGGACAATGGTGGTAGCTACGTACTGGACACCAAAAAGGTTGTAACTGTAGGAAATACGCAACCAGATCTTTTTGGCGGACTTTTCAGTGACCTTACCTATAAGGGGTTAACCTTACATGTGGGAATTGATTATAAATATGGAGCAACTATGTTCTCTCGTTCCAATGTGTATTTTAAAGGAATGGGTATTACAAAAGAAACCTTAGAATACCGTGACGAAGCTCATGGTGGTATGGCTTATTATATTAATTCCAGCGGACAAAAAGTGGCTTGGCAACACAACCAACCAGCCCCGGCAGGTGCTCAAGGAGGTTTAGTGTATCATGATGGGGTAATCAATCCTGGAGTAAAAAATGTAGGCACCCCAGAAAACCCAATCTATCAGCCAAACGATATCATCCAATCAGCGCAACAACGCAACGAAGTATATATTAATGATGGTGGGGTGGGTCAAAGACCTGAAAACGTATTTAAAAATAATTATATAAAATTCCGTGAATTATCTCTAGCCTATTCCTTGCCTAAAGACTTGGTGCACAAAATCGGTGCACAAAATTTAACGCTATCGATTTTGGCTAGAAACTTATTTTACATTTATAAGTCTATACCCAATATTGATCCTGAATCCGCTCTAGGAACAGACTCTTGGATAGAAGATTCCACTTATCCATCTGCCACCTCTTTAGGTATGGGACTTAATATTAGTTTTTAA